In a single window of the Scyliorhinus canicula chromosome 1, sScyCan1.1, whole genome shotgun sequence genome:
- the LOC119976673 gene encoding butyrophilin-like protein 2, giving the protein MSRLFVSLAHLIIILAAAPGFTVGDLEVKCEDSQLTVKVGGDLLIRCHYHFEDESSVTSFNWVKMETMGIIYNSTMNNSSLGQQDPSYRDRAEVWNHGMLKGNLSLRLKNVTLSDSGTYMLSVISPSQSYEMMIPVGVRAIGEQPIIHFYVTDEGVPILVCESSGWFPEPAVTWENGLGLQMTKYAQTERINSTDGIIHMKSTISLDHGHIGNYTCTMMDHNLNEAVSFVFVILIAGSLWNIVIGAAGTIVFSVILAISVYWSW; this is encoded by the exons ATGAGTCGCCTCTTCGTTTCGCTCGCTCATTTGATCATAATACTGGCTGCAGCTCCGGGCTTTACAGTTG GCGATCTGGAGGTTAAGTGTGAGGATTCTCAACTCACAGTGAAGGTTGGAGGAGATCTTCTTATCAGGTGTCATTACCATTTTGAAGATGAATCCAGTGTCACCTCTTTCAACTGGGTGAAGATGGAGACTATGGGGATAATCTACAATTCCACAATGAACAATAGCAGCCTCGGCCAACAGGACCCGAGCTATCGAGACAGAGCTGAGGTCTGGAACCACGGGATGCTGAAAGGGAACTTGTCCCTGAGATTGAAAAACgttactctgtctgactcagGAACCTACATGCTCTCTGTCATCAGCCCATCCCAAAGTTATGAAATGATGATTCCAGTGGGAGTCAGAG CTATTGGTGAGCAGCCAATCATCCACTTCTATGTTACTGACGAGGGCGTACCCATATTGGTCTGTGAATCATCCGGGTGGTTTCCGGAGCCAGCTGTTACCTGGGAAAACGGGCTTGGTCTGCAGATGACCAAATATGCCCAAACGGAGAGAATCAACAGCACAGACGGGATTATCCACATGAAGAGTACAATCAGCTTAGACCATGGACACATCGGCAATTACACCTGCACCATGATGGACCACAACCTGAACGAGGCAGTCTCATTTGTCTTTGTCATTCTGA TCGCAGGCTCACTTTGGAACATCGTGATCGGTGCGGCTGGGACCATCGTCTTCTCTGTCATTCTGGCAATTTCGGTTTACTGGAGTTGGTGA